Sequence from the Bacteroidota bacterium genome:
TTGGGAGATTAGGACTCAAGTCGGGAGCAATATTTTCAGGGTGTTTTGTTGCTTTGACGAAGGTAATCTTGTGATTCTATTGAGTGGATTTCAAAAAAAGATACAAAAAACACCACAAAAAGAGATTGATAAAGCAGAACGATTAAAAAAAGAATACTTCGATGAAAAAAATAAGTAATAATTTGACTTCATGGGACGACCATCTTGATAAAAAGTATGGTAAACCAGGAACACCAACTCGTGAAAAATACGAACAGGAATTTGAAACTTTTAAAATCGGGGTACTGATTCAAGAAGCAAGAAAAAAACAACACCTGACTCAAGAACAGTTGGCCGAAAAAGTTGGAACAACTAAAAATTATATTTCACGGATTGAAAATAATGCAAGTGACATTCGACTTTCGACACTGATGAGAATAATTAATGAAGGATTAGGCGGACACTTGAAATTATCGGTAGATATATAAAAATACACTATTGCCTATAAATAGTTCCTGGACGGTCTGCAAGCCCCGTCGATGAATCCGTATTGGGCTACAAACGCCAGGCTATGGGCTATTGTAGGCTTCCCTAAAATTCGACCATAAAAAATAGAATTAAATAAGCTCGAAAAGGTGTCAGAAAAACTTTATATTTTTAAATGATAAAAAGTAATTATGGAATTTTATGAGTTTCCTTGATTAAATTACCAAGATTTGGTAATTTTGAATTAAAATAAATAGAAATGGGAAAAAACACATCCATATCATTAGGTTCGCATTTTGAGGATTTTATTAATTCATCGGTTGCTTCGGGAAAATATAGTTCTGCAAGTGAAGTGGTCCGTTCTGCATTAAGGCTCTTGGAATCAGAGGAAAAAAAGTTAAAAGAATTAAGAGAAGCATTGATTGAAGGAGAAAATAGCCCGATGATTGAAAATTTTGATGCGGATAAACATCTGGCAGACCTACACCGGAAATACTTATGATCAAAAAATATCGAATAAGTGAAAAAGCCATTTCTGATTTGGAAAAAATATGGCTTTACACGTTAAATAAGTGGTCAAAAGAGCAAGCTGACAGATATCACCATCTCATAATTGATGAAATTGAATTCATAGCCCCAAATAATGTACTATGCAAAAATATAGACTAT
This genomic interval carries:
- a CDS encoding type II toxin-antitoxin system RelE/ParE family toxin, encoding MRVYKNYFWGFYNSQPKKVQDRLDWAIGLVRSLRIVPKVYFDHLTGTDEIWEIRTQVGSNIFRVFCCFDEGNLVILLSGFQKKIQKTPQKEIDKAERLKKEYFDEKNK
- a CDS encoding type II toxin-antitoxin system RelE/ParE family toxin yields the protein MIKKYRISEKAISDLEKIWLYTLNKWSKEQADRYHHLIIDEIEFIAPNNVLCKNIDYIRSGYRMSKVKSHLIFFKKTEDNIMEIIRILHQNMDIENRLKNDD
- a CDS encoding helix-turn-helix transcriptional regulator, with the protein product MKKISNNLTSWDDHLDKKYGKPGTPTREKYEQEFETFKIGVLIQEARKKQHLTQEQLAEKVGTTKNYISRIENNASDIRLSTLMRIINEGLGGHLKLSVDI
- a CDS encoding type II toxin-antitoxin system ParD family antitoxin; the protein is MGKNTSISLGSHFEDFINSSVASGKYSSASEVVRSALRLLESEEKKLKELREALIEGENSPMIENFDADKHLADLHRKYL